The following proteins come from a genomic window of Iamia sp. SCSIO 61187:
- a CDS encoding HNH endonuclease, which yields MAVDRRRKARAARKRSRRMAARDHDLTAEQWAGLRAAWGGCAYCGATDIPLQRDCVLPISRGGRYTVDNVVPACGSCNASKGNLEATTWLRRTRRDERAFLTRLVAIVSGSVGEDAPPPI from the coding sequence GTGGCGGTCGACCGGCGGAGGAAGGCGCGGGCGGCCCGCAAGCGCTCGCGCCGCATGGCGGCGCGGGACCACGACCTGACCGCCGAGCAGTGGGCCGGGCTGCGGGCGGCGTGGGGTGGCTGCGCCTACTGCGGGGCCACCGACATCCCCCTCCAGCGCGACTGCGTCCTGCCCATCTCGCGCGGCGGTCGCTACACGGTCGACAACGTGGTGCCGGCCTGTGGCTCCTGCAACGCCAGCAAGGGGAACCTCGAGGCGACGACGTGGCTCCGCCGCACCCGGCGCGACGAGCGCGCCTTCCTCACCCGCCTGGTCGCCATCGTCTCCGGATCGGTGGGGGAGGACGCGCCGCCGCCGATCTGA
- a CDS encoding OsmC family protein — MDRDELRAVQKPLKARYRDDPGTALVTLRASGELGSETVSCSVDTGRALVEAGLHPATGGDGTLACSGDILLQALVACAGVTVRSVATARGLDLRGGTVRAEGDLDFRGTLGIDRDAPVGFRDIRLSFDLDIDAPPDDVAALIETTERYCVVLQTIVSSPPLTVEVTT, encoded by the coding sequence GTGGACCGGGACGAGCTCCGCGCCGTGCAGAAGCCGCTGAAGGCGCGCTACCGCGACGATCCCGGCACCGCCCTGGTCACCCTCCGGGCGAGCGGCGAGCTCGGGAGCGAGACCGTCTCGTGCTCGGTCGACACCGGCCGGGCCCTCGTCGAGGCCGGCCTCCACCCCGCGACCGGGGGCGACGGGACGCTGGCGTGCTCGGGCGACATCTTGCTCCAGGCCCTCGTCGCCTGTGCCGGCGTCACCGTGCGCAGCGTGGCCACCGCCCGCGGCCTGGACCTCCGGGGCGGCACCGTGCGCGCCGAGGGCGACCTCGACTTCCGCGGCACGCTGGGCATCGACCGGGACGCACCGGTGGGCTTCCGGGACATCCGCCTGTCGTTCGACCTCGACATCGACGCACCGCCCGACGACGTCGCCGCCCTGATCGAGACCACCGAGCGCTACTGCGTCGTCCTCCAGACGATCGTCTCGAGCCCACCGCTCACCGTCGAGGTCACCACCTAG
- a CDS encoding dihydrofolate reductase family protein: MGKVIYDMSVSLDGFVTAAGISADEPLGVGGAVLHDWAMGSDPADAEALAAGSAGLGAIIAGRRTYDSSIRWWGPDGPTGPRRLPLFVVTHAVPDDGPDGSVYTFVTEGLDAALDRARDAAGEGDVAIMGGPDLGQQYLDRGLVDEVGLHVVPVLFGAGQRMFGDLAQHLRLESVDVTPAPSATHLRYRIVR; this comes from the coding sequence ATGGGCAAGGTCATCTACGACATGAGCGTGTCGCTCGACGGGTTCGTCACCGCCGCCGGGATCAGCGCGGATGAACCGCTGGGGGTCGGAGGAGCGGTCCTCCACGACTGGGCGATGGGGAGCGACCCGGCCGACGCCGAGGCCCTCGCCGCCGGCAGCGCCGGCCTGGGCGCGATCATCGCCGGCCGGCGGACCTACGACTCCTCGATCCGCTGGTGGGGACCCGACGGCCCCACCGGTCCCCGTCGGCTGCCGCTGTTCGTGGTCACCCACGCCGTACCCGACGACGGTCCCGATGGCAGCGTCTACACCTTCGTCACCGAGGGTCTCGACGCCGCCCTCGATCGGGCCCGGGACGCCGCCGGGGAGGGCGACGTCGCCATCATGGGCGGGCCCGACCTGGGCCAGCAGTACCTGGACCGGGGTCTGGTCGACGAGGTCGGCCTGCACGTCGTGCCCGTCCTCTTCGGCGCCGGGCAGCGGATGTTCGGCGACCTGGCCCAACACCTGCGGCTCGAGTCCGTCGACGTCACGCCGGCCCCGTCGGCCACGCACCTCCGGTACCGCATCGTCCGCTGA